The Bos mutus isolate GX-2022 chromosome 7, NWIPB_WYAK_1.1, whole genome shotgun sequence genome window below encodes:
- the SHD gene encoding SH2 domain-containing adapter protein D, whose protein sequence is MAKWLRDYLSFGGRRPPPQPPTPDYTESDILRAYREQKDLDFEDPYEDADSRLEPDSSGGPGDSKGPGDSKYDSPKHRLIKVEAVDIARAKVLLGSPGEESKVDTEYSDPFDAQPHPPPPDDGYMEPYDAQRVMSELPCRRVQLYDTPYEEQDQELGDGPPSGQKPRQSRLPQEDERPADEYDQPWEWKKDHISKAFAVQFDSPDWERTSGSAKELRRPPPRSPQPAERVDPTLPLEKQPWFHGLLSRADAENLLSLCKEGSYLVRLSESSPQDCSLSLRSSQGFLHLKFARTRENQFVLGQHSGPFPSVPELVLHYSSRPLPVQGAEHLALLYPVVSQTP, encoded by the exons ATGGCCAAGTGGCTCCGAGACTACCTGAGCTTTGGCGGTCGGCGGCCCCCTCCGCAGCCGCCCACCCCCGACTACACCGAGAGCGACATCCTGCGGGCCTACCGCGAGCAGAAGGATCTGGACTTTGAAGACCCCTACGAGGACGCCGATAGCCGCCTAGAGCCCGATTCCTCCGGGGGGCCCGGGGACTCCAAGGGCCCTGGAGACTCGAAGTACGACTCTCCAAAGCACCGGCTCATCAAGGTGGAGGCAGTCGACATTGCCAGAGCCAAGGTCTTGCTGGGAAGCCCCGGGGAAGAG TCGAAAGTCGACACCGAGTATTCGGACCCCTTTGATGCCCAGCCCCATCCACCACCCCCGGATGATGGCTACATGGAGCCCTACGATGCCCAACGGGTCATGAGTG AACTGCCATGCAGAAGGGTGCAGCTGTATGACACCCCTTATGAGGAGCAAGACCAAGAACTGGGAGATGGGCCCCCTTCAGGGCAGAAACCTCGACAGAGTCGGCTGCCCCAGGAAGATGAGCGGCCAGCAGATGAGTATGACCAGCCCTGGGAGTGGAAGAAAGACCATATCTCCAAGGCGTTTGCAG TTCAGTTTGACAGTCCAGACTGGGAAAGAACCTCGGGCTCAGCCAAGGAGCTCCGGAGACCGCCGCCCAGAAGCCCCCAGCCTGCAGAGCGCGTGGACCCGACCCTGCCCCTGGAAAAACAGCC GTGGTTCCACGGCCTGCTGAGCCGGGCGGATGCCGAGAACCTCCTGTCGCTCTGCAAGGAAGGCAGCTACCTTGTGCGGCTCAGTGAGAGCAGCCCCCAAGACTGCTCCCTGTCCCTCAG GAGCAGCCAGGGCTTCCTGCACCTGAAGTTCGCGCGCACCCGAGAGAACCAGTTCGTGCTGGGTCAGCACAGCGGCCCTTTCCCCAGTGTGCCAGAGCTGGTGCTCCATTATAGCTCCCGCCCACTGCCCGTGCAGGGTGCTGAGCATCTGGCCCTCCTGTACCCGGTGGTCTCACAGACCCCCTGA